GTACTTTATCATTGCCAGTCCTGTGAACAGAGGCTTCATGGCTACATCCATGCCAGCAAACGGATCAGAGACAGGACAAAGGGCACACGGGTGCAGATTTGGCACGAGTGAGTTAGCACTCTCCCAGATAATGCCCGATAGAGCTCAGAGGACTCCACAGGCTAACTTTGCCAAGCCTAAAACTCAAGCTATTTTTTCATGTCCTTGCTTGCTGTACCTATTGTAACTTTTTCTACTTTCAGACTTTGCAGCTGCACCTAGGTCTAAGTTTTCTGTTCTTCCTGTTTCTAAGGCCTGCTTTTAAAGCTTTCTATAAATCTTCTTACTTTTACTATTTCCCACACCAGGGTATGCTGAAACCAGGAGGGTTTGACTAATCATTAGGTCTGGATAAAGTAGGCAAGATACAACGACAGCTCCTGAAAAACAAACTCAGCCCAGACCTGCAGAGAGTGGGAGAACAGCAAATGCAGGTGACTGTTCTGCTAAAACCAACTTTGTAAtgtatgggtttttttaacaaaggAGTACAAAGCTCTGCATTCTCaaggtaattttttatttgtacaACTGCTCTGTGTCCTGTTTCCTCACAAGGATCCCAAATATCAACTACTATTGGAGAAACAGTCCCAGATTAAGGTGCTCCTGCAGCTTGGATCCAGGTGGAACAGAGAGCAAGCTCATCCCCACAACCAGATGTCAGAGCAAGCCTCAGCATGAGGCTTTACCTTTGGTTTATGCCAATAGAaggctgcacagctgctgccccTCTCAGCATTACTCCTTCCCACTGAAGcacattttgcttttgtttactTGGGTTGATTCCTTTCCAGTTAAATCACTTTTTCACTGAAGACACAATCTTTTTCTATAAGCTTAACAATCCAgtaaaaaatttacattttagtCCACCTTTCCCTGCAAAATTGATGAGCTCAGAGTCAGAGCCATGGAATCCCAGATCTTGTCACACTCTCTGTACTGATCTTTCTAGTTTCTCTTCCTCCTGCACCAATTTAAGATCTGCCTCCCACTTTGGAGTTGAACTTGAGCTGAATTTGGGGACAGTAACCATCTCTGTGATAGCTAGAAAAGTTAGGAAGTAGAAAACAGAGCTCTTACTGAGTATTTCACAGTCAGAAAATGTTTGCAATTCAGCACTCATGCAACCCTCCAAGAAACTTTGTAGAAATATTCAGACTTAGGAAGATTAAATAAGATTATCCAGAGACACCCCTTGTGTAACCTACCTGCTGCCTTCTGCAGTCGTCTTTCTGGGATCAGTGTCCTCGCACTGTCTTTCCAATACCTTTCTTCTTCTGTTGCCAGAAACATTGCATGTATGCCATGATTCTGTTCCTCTGGAGCCAGAAATGTTGGATGTACACCACACTTCTCTGCTAGAGCCAGAAGCATTGGGTATACCCCACTCTTCTCCTTTGCTGGAGCCAGAAGTATCAGGCGTATCCAAcacttctgcttttctgtggCTAAAAATGTTGGCCATAACccacatttttcctttcctggagCCAGAAACTCTCCGTGCGTTCATGCAGCAGCAGAAGATGTTTGTTGAAATGTGGGGGCAGCCTTGAGGactgctgatgctgctgggaGTGCAGAAAGCTACTGATAAAACAGTTCCCTAACAAAGACACTTTGCTGctacaaaaagcagaagaaagccCTGCGTCTTTACAGGAAATGGTACAATTTACAGGATGTCTAGAGTCACATCTCTCTCCAGCCAATAAAATCAGGGGAGATTGACCTTCCCTCTGCAATATCAGTCCTTTCAGTTTCAGTTCAGACCCATCTGTTCACTCCtctctgctcccagagctgtgcaCCTCCGCACTGCAGTGGCCATGGCCAGCCAGTCAGTCTTTGTTGTTGCTATAGATTTTGGCACATCCTACAGCGGGTactgtttttctcttgcttcAGGTACAGACCAAATCCGCCAGGTTTACTGGGGAGCAGAGCACGGGTTAAAGACCCCAAAGATGCCTACGAGCATTTTGTTCAACCAGAAGCAGGAGTTCAAATATTTTGGTTATGATGCTGTGATGAAGTACAAGAGCCTGCCCTCCAGCCAAGCTGACAGCTGGTACTTCTTCCAGAACTTCAAGATGCAGCTGTACAACACGGTAGGTGGGAGAGTTACTACTAACAGGGGTCGGGGCTATTCATTTATTTGAGGGGTGGGAGTTAGACAATCCATGAAGAGGGCTAAGTCTGGTTGATGAGAATGAATGAACACAAGTATTTTGatgaacaaaagaaattattttttttaattgccaaaAGCTTCCAGGCCCTTCCTTTATGATGTTTTTTTGTCTAAAGACAATAAAACATGACTGCACACATGGGTGAAGGCAAGTACCTGTTCCTAATAAAAAGCTGCCCTGTTCCCGAGGTTGACAGAGAAACTGGTCTCCCTCTGTGAGTCCCTACCTTAGTCCTCAACAAGAAACAAGGATCAAGTGAAATTTCCTGTAATTCAAAGGAGATGGGCAGTCTCGGGATTACCTAAGATCTCATCCCATGTTATACAGCTCCTCCTTGTCTCTCCCTCTCTTGAAATGTTATGCTGAAGCTAATGTACGGGTGTCCAGCTGTCCTAGAAGCCTGCAGTGGCTTTATCAAATTTCTCTCTGAAGGCTCTGTGCTGGTTTGGAATAGTTCACAGCTTTATCTGTGTTTGCTTGTTCAGCCAAACACCAGGCTACCTTAGGGCCTTCCTGTCTGTGCTCCAGGGTCCCACAGGCCCTCTCAAGCATCGAATAAGGCAGAGCACAAGGCCAGTCCCAGGAAAAGCCTCAGGTCCTCTCTTTGGTGGATGGGAGGCCTCTTTGAAGATTTTCCTTCCCAGGACAGCTGGTAATGATGTGGTCTGTCACAATGTGACCTCTGGAGTGGTTGGTTCTCATTCACTTTCAGCAGGGGCTGGAGAGAGGTTTTAGTTCAGAACTATTTCTCTGCATCTGAGGAGCAAATggtgaagaaaaaattaattacagaaTCACTCCCCACTGGCTCTTCAGGAATCTATAGGATCTACAGGGTCTTTACAAAATTTGGCCTAGGAGAAACAGCTGAATTATCAACCACATTGACATTTTGCCTACTGAATCACAGGTGTGGTGGGTAAGCAGTTTGGTAGCTGACCTGTGCCACTTAGACTCAGCCACAGTAGTGAAGTCAGTGCTGGGAGTTTggcttggagacagaggtgTCTGTGTGCCTTATGTGCTGCAGTGCTTAGTGTGAAGGGGACAGGTCTCATACTGACACTGCACCAAGTGACCCTGGGCCTTTTTTTCGGTAGAATGTCACAGCTGGCATGAAGCTGAAAGCCACCAATGGAAAGTTCCTTCCTGCCTTGACAGTCTTTTCCGAAAGCCTGCGCTACATGAAGGAACATGCTTTGAACACCATTAAGGAGGCCTCTTTCCAAACTGTCTACAATGAGGAGGAGATCACCTGGGTCATTACTGTCCCAGCCATATGGAACGCTGCTGCCAAGCAGTTCATGCGTCTGGCAGCAAAAGAGGTATGGCAGCAAAAGAGCAGGGGTTCCTACATTTCCTCAAATTACCTTTGGAGGTTTCTTTGCCCAATTGAGCCACAGGAACGCCTCAATATATAAACAACATATATTTCAAATTTCAGTCCGTTGGGCAGAGAAATCTTCCACGTTGAGGGTGGTGAGGGAGAGTATGTCCCCAAATGGCAGTACAACAGCTCTGCCCTCTCTCCCCACCGGTTAGAAATGAGCCCCACAGAGACCAGCAGTGCAAGAACCACCACCCCTGCATGAGCTGCTGGGGTGAGAACAGTCTCTCTAGCAGGTGATGATCATGCAGCAGTTATCTCACCCCTTTTCCTTGACCTGACTCCTCTCTTTTGTCATTTTAGGCAGGAATTATCTCTGACATGCTCTCTAGGAACCTGATCATTGCCTTGGAGCCAGAAGCTGCATCACTGTGGTGCAAGCAGCTTCCACATGAAGGGTTTATGGCAGACAGCAGTGACAAGAAGAAGTTTGAAGACTCCCCTGGGATCCAGTATATTGTCGTTGACTGTGGAGGTAAAATTTTCCCTGTTTAACAGGTACCATCTTTGCTGGGCACGGTGCATGGCTATTTCACAATATGGCCAGAGGTCCCAGAGCTTGGACTCCACCACTGTGCTTgtcatggtttttttttatgttatttcTCACCTAATGAGATGCTGtgagcaggaagaaaaataggAGGAAAGAATAGGATTGTGTCTCACACTGCAGTGCTCTTCAGGCCAGACAGTCACAACACGAGGCCCTGCCTTCGCTCAGATCAGCTGGCGTGGTGTGCCAGCATCAGCCACCGGCACACACCATGTGCTCTTGTGTAGCCTGAGCTCGCAGCCTCCTCTCCCAAAGCAACTGTAGTTAGTGCCCAGTGAAGTGACCAAAGAGAAGAGCCAGCAGGAACTGGAGAGTAAATCATTAAGAATATTTGATGAAGCATTTCTCAGTAATATCTCTAGATTCCTGAGTTTTTTTGGTATGATGTGAATTTTCTGCCAAAAGCAGTCTGGTGGTTGCGAACAAACACTGAAAAGGCATCAAAAGGACCACAAGTTCCTGAGAGTCTTCTCACCACTGCTCAGGAGTCAGCCACCTATGTGAGCAGGCCAGGCTCGCTTTGTGATCAGACAGGAGATTGGCTTGTTCAGTGAGCAAGCCGGAGCATCCAGCTCAGTTATTATACAGAAATAACTGTGGGAGCCTCGTGAGACCAGGCTTTTAAACAAAAGTGCATAAATTTAAGAAATCTAGAGAAGTATAGGCAATAGCAGAAGAGTGAGGATAAGGAAAGAAAGCGGCGGAAAAGTACATATGTCAATCAGGAATTCAGAAGATAAGATTAAATTCGTGGAAGCTCACGTACCTTAAAGCAAACAGCACAATTAATTTgagtctctgtgtgtgtgtttgcatgtGTAGGTGGCACTGTAGACATCACAGTACATGAGATCCAAGAAAACCATTACCTAAAGGAGCTACATAAGGCAACTGGAGGTGGATGGGGAGGCAACAGAGTGGATGAAAACTTCATCAGTTTCCTCAAGGAAATATTCAGTGATGGTGTATGGGATGAATATGTGAAGAAGCACCCTACTGAATTACAAACTATGATGTACAACTTCAGCCTACAGAAATGCTCTGCTAGCAGGGAGGCAGTCTACATACATTGCTACTACAACCTGACCAGAGTGGCAGGGTCCAAGAAGGACATCTCCCAGTTCTTTGAAAAAGTAGCAGGAACTGTGTGGTGTGATGGGACAATCATGATTACATATGAGAAAATGAAGAGCTTCTTTGACTACAGTATCAACAATATCATTTGTGCTTTGAGGGAAATTCTTTGCAAACCTGAGGTGGACAAAGTCCAGTACATTTTACTTGTGGGAGGCTTTGCATCCAGCATCATCCTGCGAGATGCAGTCAGGCAGGCCTTTAGCAGCAGGTATCACATCCTTTGTCCCATGGAGGCCCAG
This portion of the Anomalospiza imberbis isolate Cuckoo-Finch-1a 21T00152 chromosome 5, ASM3175350v1, whole genome shotgun sequence genome encodes:
- the LOC137474669 gene encoding heat shock 70 kDa protein 12A-like translates to MASQSVFVVAIDFGTSYSGYCFSLASGTDQIRQVYWGAEHGLKTPKMPTSILFNQKQEFKYFGYDAVMKYKSLPSSQADSWYFFQNFKMQLYNTNVTAGMKLKATNGKFLPALTVFSESLRYMKEHALNTIKEASFQTVYNEEEITWVITVPAIWNAAAKQFMRLAAKEAGIISDMLSRNLIIALEPEAASLWCKQLPHEGFMADSSDKKKFEDSPGIQYIVVDCGGGTVDITVHEIQENHYLKELHKATGGGWGGNRVDENFISFLKEIFSDGVWDEYVKKHPTELQTMMYNFSLQKCSASREAVYIHCYYNLTRVAGSKKDISQFFEKVAGTVWCDGTIMITYEKMKSFFDYSINNIICALREILCKPEVDKVQYILLVGGFASSIILRDAVRQAFSSRYHILCPMEAQAAIVKGAVLFGVNPHIITSRISCRTYGLRVCEKFDGAIHDTRKRRVSKTGDYIYCTDLFQKLVEIGESVNIHEAVHYDFFPTEPDQTKVTFAFYCTKKQNAQYVDEEGMEQLGFCVVPSPDTSLGINRRLKVEIKFGLTEFKATCTDVTSQESRTVIIDFLSYNYSSY